The genomic region gttcattgtccgtagtttgtgcctgcccataccataaccccactgccactctgttgacatcagcaaaccgctcacccacaagATGTCTACCATCTGCCCGGTTCATTTGAAACCTGGATTAATCCTTGTAAAGCACAcatctccagcatgccagtggccattgaaagtgagcatttgcccactgaagttggttacaatGCCAAACTGCagccaggtcaagaccctggtgaggactacAAGCATACAGATGATCTTCCCTGAgattgcacaaactgtcagatacagaaattcttcagttgtctaaacccacagtttcatcagctgtccgggtagctggtctcagatgatcccgcagatgaagaagccggaGGTCACGGGCTGGCGTGgtgacacgtggtctgcggttgtgaggccggttggacgaactgccaaattctgtaaaactTAATTGTCTGGCAACGGCTCTGGTGGATGTTCCTGCAATCATgcaaattgcacactccctcataacttgagacatctgtggtattgtgttgacAAAACTACACCATTTAGTGGCCTTTCATCCCCagcggtttaatcagcttcttgacatgccacacctgtcaggtggatggattatctcaaagttaaaatgctcactaactggtaaaatacatttgtgcacaaaatgtgagaaaTAAGtggtgtatggaacatttcagggatcttttatttcagctcatgaaacttgggaccaacactttacatgttatatTTGAGTTCAGTTTCAGTTCCTATACCCACAATGTATTTGTCTGAGAAAGTGGGTAAACTGCCTACCCTCTCAGCAGAGGTAAttccacacaaacacatgcaaaaCAAGTCTCCTACATGAAATATGATACGAGTTCAATTAAAACATTGACACCCTAGTTCATGAGCTGTCCATAAGTTGAATGCTTGGACTTCAATGTGACAGAACTCTTTCCTTACATTTGTAATAAAGCATTCGATTGAATTAGAAAATTGAACTTAAGATTCCTTGATCTCTGACAATGCACCTAAATGCCTACGTTCACATTGGTCTCGCTTTGAGAATAGTTGTGCACACAAATCAAGAAATATAGCCTATGCCAATCAAATGCTTCTAACCAAAAGCCAACTATAGGCCTACCATTGTTGGATGATCATTGGCATCTAGCTGAAGGCTAGTTGTCTGGAGCAATTTGTCCAGTCAAATGTGATTCTGATTATCAAATCAACTACGCCAAACACTCAAGTAGCCCGTTAATGACACATCCATCAATGAACAAGCTGGACCACCGCCAACTTTAAAGATTATAATTGGCTGAATCACTTCTACCAGGATTTGACTTGTGCAATCTAGACCTATGCCACGTTCTGATGGGACCAGTTACAATTTAGCATTTAAATAACATGCAACTTGACACTGGCTGATGCAGTGTTGTGTAAGGTCAGAATTGGGGGTACCTGAACAGCCTTAAAGCATCCAGGTAAAATCTGTATAACTCAAGTTTGAGCCTTAATTCTAGGCATAAGTGGTCAGACATACTCATGACAAGTCAACTTATCTAGCAACACCCTTTGCAGTCACAGAAGACTGTTTCTATAGCATGTCATTAGTCTCTATAGCATATGTGCTCAGCTATGCCAGCCATGTGCCATTTCAAGTGAAGTACTACAAAAGCATGTCTACAGAGGCTTTATAAGTTATAGAATGATAAAAGGGAATCTGTAAGTCAGCCATTAATTTTGGAATCACACTTGCCTCGAGCTTGCTTGACTCAATATCTAGTAACactagcctcaacatggttaattATTTTTGATCTCATGTACGCCTTGCTACCAAAAAGCAGTCTGAAGCTGAGTGCTTGAATTAGTCAAGCCACATCCTGCAGCAGTTAACTGAAGGTGGCCACAGTTAGAACTGCTGATCACCCCTTAAAGGCCAACGTGAGTCTTAAGTGACATGAAAGCGTCGCACACAAAGCATTTACCTAGCCAACTTTGTTCCCAAATAAAGTCCTCACTTGTGATATATTCCCCAAACCCGATGCAGCCACATCCCATAACAATCAGGACAAGGTACAGATtgtaagaaaatatttattaagAACCAGACTTAATTATATTCACAAACACCGCAATCACTCCCGATTCAGTCAGTGGTTTCATTTGTTCCTGTGGAGAGAATAAAATTAAGTTAGATCTCATCTAGGAATATGACGTGTAGAACAGATTTCTCCATCTCATACCATTGTATGGAGAGTGACTGGGGTCTGGGCCTAAGTGGTTCCTTTAGGTTGGTTCATTTGCCAGCTGAAGACTTTGACATATTTAGCCCTAGGGTTGATGCCAGGCATTTGCCTCCCAGGACTAAGGCCTGTGTTGGAAGTAGTTGTGGAGGTCAACGGTCTTCTGGTGGTGGTGAGGGTAGTGGGTGGAAATGCTACGATTGGACAGAGAGTCAGGTGTAAAAAGCTGTAACAGTTTTACCACCCTCTTTAGCTGCACAACTACCGAACACTTACTTTTTACAGGAACTCTAGTCAAGATGGTGCCAACTCCTGGAGAGTCTGCCTCAAACCGCCAATATGCAAACAGCTTGTATAGGTCACTCAGTGGATAGACACACCGAACTGTCACCCTAAAAAGAGAACTGAACATTAAAGCCACAAGTGCCTGTAGTGAAAGTTAATGACTGACGTGAATATTTATTTTAACCAATGAGGCAGTAGATTAGTGAAGTCACGTACACAGAGGCAGTATCCCTGGTTTTGACTGGTGCATTCACAGATTGGCTCTTGTGCTCAACGTTGATCTCATTTTCATAGGTAACATGCTGATGGTCAACCTAGATGACAAGAGGATGTAACAAGCCTGAACATGAGTCAATGAAAATGATCAAACTATTGCAAGCCATGTATAAACTAAACTGTTCCCTTGTCAGGCCTCATGAGAAATATAGACACCTGTCAGTCAAAGTGAATATTAATTTAAATATTCAGCCTGTATGCTGACGGTTTGAGATTGAGGCTTGCTAATCTCATGGACCGATTCTGCACCAATGACGGGATGCATTGATGACAGCAGTAGTTCCAGCGTTTATTTTGCAGATTTGGACGCATCAGGATTGGGCAAATTCTAAGACATATGTAACCAGAACTAAGTCATGCAGCTGAACAAATTAAGCAAGATGAGTTCTGGGTTACCAGGTTAGATGCTGGCAAACTCATTTGAAGTAGTCACTGGTAGGGCCAGTCACTTGAATGATTCAAATTGTATGGGTTGGACAGTTATACCTGGACCCTGGTACCACAGCTGTGGAGTCCAAAGCTAAAGAGAACCCTGGTGTCATCTGTCTCTTGAGGCCTGCAGGTGGAGTCCAGGAGAAAGGTTCCGTTGGGTTCAGCTCCAGGGATGGCCAGAGTCACATCAGTAACGACTGTCACCACCCCTTCAGTGGAACACACTAGAGAAAGTTGTGTTAGAGCTGGGCTAGAACAAAGTGAATGATCAACACTAAACAGTCAGGCAATAAATTAAGTTGCAGCAAAGATGAGGCACTAGTAGTTACCTATGACCTCAGTAGTCTGGAAGAGACAAGCTTTGGCCAAGGAACTCTTGACCTCCAAGGTCTTAGGAAGTCGTGAGTGAATTTCAAACGAGCCGTAGAACTGCTTCAAATTGATGTcctggggggaaaaaaagagcAGGTACATTTTAAATAATTATAACTCCTACTTGAGCCAACGCCAAGGCAATTTAAGCGCTTGACCAAGGAGCATCTCACCTTATAAGTGTAGCCAACAGAGAAGAGGGGCACTTCCAGGGTCAGACTCTTGCTGTCATTCTGCATGATGTAGCCCCGCTTGGCTGCCAGATTTGTGGTCAGAATGTAGGGGCCAACACCCACCTCCCACAGGTAGTCAAATGGCTTATGGTCCATCTGGAAACTGATGCTTTTCTCATTGCAGATGCCTTTGAAGACCGGAGGAACTGACGAAGAGAAGATCGGCCCAATAGTTTAGTCAATAGTGCCAAGATGACATCAGGGGTAAACAGTGGTAGATCGCTGGGCTGCGTCCACGTTAGGCAGTGGTCAGAACCAGAAGGCCATCTTGAGAAATAGCATTCCATCCCAGGTCTCTTACTAAAGTTAAAGTCAACTTACAGACATCATTGAACTGAGCCACGACTGAGGCCAGGTAGTAGTAAGGCTCCTCTTGAGGCAGGATGACCAACGTGTAGTTGATGTCCATCGAGAACTGAAGAAGCCCCTCTGGAGAGTACTATGGATATGAACACTCATTGAGAAACAAAACCTTATATCCACAAACTAGGGGTGAATCCCATTGGAGAAAGTTCAGGGGAGAAACCTTGGATATCCTCCAATGAGAAGTCACGAGGAAATACTGAGAAAAACCACAGTAGTTCATTAAAGAGTAAACATAAATATTTCTCTTCACCAGCTTGTGAACAGCAGCATCCTCAAATGGCAGCCTGAGAATGTAGGCATGAAGGTTACTATTGGGCCGGGGGACCATGGTTATGACGCGGCCACTTTTAGTCGCATCTAGTATGGTGAAGTTATGACCATTGAGCGTCACAGCCACCAGGTCAACATCGTAGTAGAGGTTCCCCAGGTAAACGGTAAACACACGATCCTCAAGGACTGTTTCTGTGGTGGGAGAAGGACAACAGGGTCATTAGCAATCATGACCATGGAGCTGAAGATCCACTTCGGATTGGCTAGAAGAACTCCTTACGGTTAATGATGGAGAGGTGCTGGATCAGAAGAGGTGTGTTCATGGGCCTGTGGAGGCGGAGTCGTGTCTCCACACCACAGTCATCAAGAAAGATTTGTTCATAGTAGAGATGGACCACATAGAACTCATGGTACATGTtgtccatcacaaagctctgGAAGAGTTGAAACCGTTATGAAGCATCTGCCATTATGTTATATGTTACAAAGTAGAATATTCATGGTTTACAGAGGACATGACTGAAGCCATTTGCAGCTTCTCTACATCAGAATACAAGGTAAGCGTCTCCATGTGAATGGTCAGATGCCGGCCTAGTACGCTACTGACTTTTCTGTATCCTCCGGCAGCGTTGAAGGGGACGCTGATCTGGACAGTGGTGTCACTGATGTCCAGGCTGTAGCCTCGCTCTGCTGTGATGGGCTCATCCAGGAGCTCACCATCCACCCCCATTGAGAACTTGATGCTCTCCAACCCAGAGAGGCCAGAGACCAGCGGGGAGAGCAGAGTAGGGGTCTGCCAGACCAGCCCCGCTCCATCGTACATCCCTTCATCTGGAAAGATTACAAGTGTTACGAACCAGTGAGCAATTCTTCCTCTGCAACCGAGTGATCAAAACATCTCACAGATCTGAAATAACTTCATAGGTGAAAGTATTATTTGCTTAACTGAGCCATCACTATTGCTTAAGACAATCCAGTCCCTTCAGGTCTGATCCTTGATTATGTGGAACCTGATATTGCACTGGAACTTACTAGTGCTGCAAGCAACAATCCAGTCCACCATCATAACCACCCATCTCTGCCTGGAGAAGAGTATGGGATGGACCACCTCCACCACTGAACCATTGATCTGGAATTAAAGAATTAAGTGTACTTGCCAACAGTACAAAAGGGGCATTTCAGTAGTCTAAATAAGTGGCTTCCTTCCCATCCTGCATAACCCTGGTTTTAAACATTACGCAATGAAAGACACTCTCGGAATACAGCCACCAGTCTAGGTCGTTAATGTCAAATTAAGCAAGTCTGAAGACAACAAAGATAGAGGACAATTAAATCCTCACCATTGAGACAGACCCCATGACAGACCGTGGTGTATAGGGTGAGCGGAACACCAGTCTCCCCTGGGTGAGGTGGAACACGTAGCCCAGCTCCCGAGCCTCTGAGAATGACATGGGAATCAGCTGCTGCCCCTCCTGCTGGAACATCACCTGCCAGGTAGACGTGGCAGAGCTGTGGGCCTGATGGGGAACAAGAGACAAGGCATGCATGGTGGTATTGGGGACAAACTAGTTTAGCTCATCTAATTGAGAATTTGCCAAATAGCCTTTAGCTTACTTTAGCAAGGGCAGCAGTCCAGGCATCCGTTgtaccagacagacaggaaacgtCACTCCTCATTGACACCTACAGGGTAACAACACTCTCCTATAAAAACACAAGCCCACCTCCGAGCCCTGGATACAGTCTAGATCCATGCATCAGTACCTCCATATAGTTCTCCTCGCAGCTGACTTCTCTGGGGGACCAGGGTAGAGGGAGGAAGCATGTTGCATTCACAATGTAGGTGGTTTCCACTCCACTTGCAGCAGTTGTGATCAAGTTAAAGCTAAAAGTGAACACCTCATCATCCTAAGATACAAAAGCAAGACCTTCAACTGAGACATTTGGTAGCAATTtaactataaaatatatttaaaagccCTCCaatgggcacagatgtcaattcaatggCAACGccacattggttcaatgtaattgaTATGTTGATTTAACCAGTGAGCCCATGTGTTATGGCTTTGAAAAGAAAATGCACAGAAAATATATGAACCTGGTTGTCAGTGTGGCAGGAGAAATAGGAGGCTCTGAGTTCAGCATGGCCACGCAGAAGAAGGATACTGAACATGTAGCCACACTCTGACCCATACTGCTTAGTGATGGGGTGAACGCCATCAGTATCTAGATAAGGGTAAAGAACTGGGTCAAATCAAATAATTTGAATATGCTCAGGTCCAATACTTAATAAAAATCAGTTTATTCTTAAGTGGTCCAACAGGCACAGTGAGACTGAAATATACTGCAGCACCAGCTACCAAACCCTGGCCAAGACAAGTTAAGATGCCACGTTCATAAGCTGACCAAAACTGGTTTCATGCCCATTTCGCATCAGAATTAAAGGTTAAAAGCCTACTTACCAACCGCTTCAAAGCGAGGTTGGTTCCCAGCAAATGAGAGTTGGGTTGTTACCAACAGGTATCGATCCCGGCATGCAGTCTCAATGGCCCCTATAAAAAAGACACAAGGTGAGAATCTGAAGGGTGGAAGCTAAATGATTCTCAACAATGCCCCTGTTCTATAGCTTGTATAAAAAAATCTGACCCAATTTAAGTTTCTTACCTCCTGGAAGGTCAGAACATCTTACACTAGGCCATACAGACAGGAGTACAAATACTCTATGAAAATCAATAGCACAGGTCAATAAAGGTTGCCAGCATCAAAACACTTATTCAAAACATTTAAGCCCACCACCAAACTTACCCCACCCAACACCCAAAAGCCATTGCCACTGAGCAGTAGAAGTGTCTAACCAGGAACAGCTAGTAAACTACACCTGCTCGTTAACACAACATCAACTATCACGTACTGACAATATCCTAGACAAAAAAAACAGCAGTTGATGAGTAGCATGTTCTCTTTCTGGCACTTTTATATGGGGGTGGTGCTGTGATTGAGGTAATTAATTAGCTAATTGGGGCACATGGTTGGCCATCTTGCCAGAGCCTAGGGGCGCAGCTAAATAGTCTGAAGTGGATTCCTctactcatctcctctccttccccctttctTAGGATGTGTGTTCCATCTCCACTGAATAACAATATAAACGgatcatgtaaagtgttggttccatgtttcatgagcagaaataaaagatcccagacattttccatatgaacaaaaagcttatttctatcaaactttgtgcacaaatttgtttacatccctgttagtgagcatttctccttggccaagatgatccatccacttgacagctgtggcatatcaagaagcacccgagccactgcctgttcaccccgctgtcatccagaaggcgagctcagtacaggtgcatcaaagctgggaccgagagtctgaaaaacagcttctatctcaaggccatcagactgttaaacagccaccactaacattg from Oncorhynchus kisutch isolate 150728-3 linkage group LG9, Okis_V2, whole genome shotgun sequence harbors:
- the LOC109879300 gene encoding uncharacterized protein LOC109879300 isoform X2: MAFGCWVGVFVLLSVWPSVRCSDLPGGAIETACRDRYLLVTTQLSFAGNQPRFEAVDTDGVHPITKQYGSECGYMFSILLLRGHAELRASYFSCHTDNQDDEVFTFSFNLITTAASGVETTYIVNATCFLPLPWSPREVSCEENYMEVSMRSDVSCLSGTTDAWTAALAKAHSSATSTWQVMFQQEGQQLIPMSFSEARELGYVFHLTQGRLVFRSPYTPRSVMGSVSMINGSVVEVVHPILFSRQRWVVMMVDWIVACSTNEGMYDGAGLVWQTPTLLSPLVSGLSGLESIKFSMGVDGELLDEPITAERGYSLDISDTTVQISVPFNAAGGYRKSFVMDNMYHEFYVVHLYYEQIFLDDCGVETRLRLHRPMNTPLLIQHLSIINQTVLEDRVFTVYLGNLYYDVDLVAVTLNGHNFTILDATKSGRVITMVPRPNSNLHAYILRLPFEDAAVHKLYSPEGLLQFSMDINYTLVILPQEEPYYYLASVVAQFNDVFPPVFKGICNEKSISFQMDHKPFDYLWEVGVGPYILTTNLAAKRGYIMQNDSKSLTLEVPLFSVGYTYKDINLKQFYGSFEIHSRLPKTLEVKSSLAKACLFQTTEVIVCSTEGVVTVVTDVTLAIPGAEPNGTFLLDSTCRPQETDDTRVLFSFGLHSCGTRVQVDHQHVTYENEINVEHKSQSVNAPVKTRDTASVVTVRCVYPLSDLYKLFAYWRFEADSPGVGTILTRVPVKRTNETTD
- the LOC109879300 gene encoding uncharacterized protein LOC109879300 isoform X1 is translated as MAFGCWVGVFVLLSVWPSVRCSDLPGGAIETACRDRYLLVTTQLSFAGNQPRFEAVDTDGVHPITKQYGSECGYMFSILLLRGHAELRASYFSCHTDNQDDEVFTFSFNLITTAASGVETTYIVNATCFLPLPWSPREVSCEENYMEVSMRSDVSCLSGTTDAWTAALAKAHSSATSTWQVMFQQEGQQLIPMSFSEARELGYVFHLTQGRLVFRSPYTPRSVMGSVSMINGSVVEVVHPILFSRQRWVVMMVDWIVACSTNEGMYDGAGLVWQTPTLLSPLVSGLSGLESIKFSMGVDGELLDEPITAERGYSLDISDTTVQISVPFNAAGGYRKSFVMDNMYHEFYVVHLYYEQIFLDDCGVETRLRLHRPMNTPLLIQHLSIINQTVLEDRVFTVYLGNLYYDVDLVAVTLNGHNFTILDATKSGRVITMVPRPNSNLHAYILRLPFEDAAVHKLYSPEGLLQFSMDINYTLVILPQEEPYYYLASVVAQFNDVFPPVFKGICNEKSISFQMDHKPFDYLWEVGVGPYILTTNLAAKRGYIMQNDSKSLTLEVPLFSVGYTYKDINLKQFYGSFEIHSRLPKTLEVKSSLAKACLFQTTEVIVCSTEGVVTVVTDVTLAIPGAEPNGTFLLDSTCRPQETDDTRVLFSFGLHSCGTRVQVDHQHVTYENEINVEHKSQSVNAPVKTRDTASVVTVRCVYPLSDLYKLFAYWRFEADSPGVGTILTRVPVKTFPPTTLTTTRRPLTSTTTSNTGLSPGRQMPGINPRAKYVKVFSWQMNQPKGTT